The proteins below come from a single Drosophila teissieri strain GT53w chromosome 3L, Prin_Dtei_1.1, whole genome shotgun sequence genomic window:
- the LOC122618168 gene encoding protein phosphatase 1 regulatory subunit 12B isoform X19 — MSSLDARNNSAMMKRAEQLKRWEESDTNRAAPTPRHEHGRRIKFSSGCVFLAACLSGDKDEVVQLLDQGADINTANVDGLTALHQACIDDNLDMVEFLVERGADINRQDNEGWTPLHATASCGFVSIARYLVENGADVAAVNSDGDLALDLAIDVQHMAMIDYMEKMVQELNINVDEARKAEEQAMLNDAKKWLRSDAAEVDRPHPKTGATALHVAAAKGYTKVLGLLLAGRGNVDRQDNDGWTPLHAASHWGQRETAEMLVESLADMDIRNYAGQSCIDVADRKIVKFLEELRANKRNKRRPSSQISRISDAMENHVDKTPTKLVRVEVRTDATKDAENVKPNQQIHAAEHPVEEEAPWRRKLPRTPNDSPTNNQVPDRELSSNSSETANDVILRRTQSFENDQKFYQKYNELRARIKANSCPILPANANASAAAANKSNNNNNLSSNNYHNNNNNNNKSDLLLGYAAGATTTTTTSTSTTTTTSTFNNTHSNTKNTSTSTTQQPQQQPAAASAANQLYSVQRSASLKDNSMYYRKPTITIATPTSTASTAIHSPSTTVQTPPIRRSFVPPVRDEESETQRKAHAKRVRETRRSTQGVTLDEIKSAEELVKKKNMGMANNNNNNNISTTTTNTISNSGFKLEDITSGGTYPPNNSTIIPSAPAVMAAANLSTTTGVQRRISSGPNALNASNQSLNSVGRPVSAPSEGTNNSAYFSPSARKFETNATPTGATTAAITTSNSTSNSVSPTSANHTAATAPNATSNHDDKDNDKENDNRTQTVIQRRRKPKRRSTGVVHIDMDELDPERQNESSNNDNEEKEKESGSERTSRSRLGSTASTATTSESKSSSSNDKTENGDGIDYKALWEAEKLENDKLRQMLKQKDDEALQTRATLERFANAQLDAYKSDNHRLKEENAALIRVISKLSK; from the exons GCGTGCATAGACGACAATCTGGACATGGTGGAGTTTCTGGTGGAGCGAGGTGCCGACATAAACCGGCAGGATAACGAGGGCTGGACGCCCCTGCACGCCACTGCCTCCTGCGG ATTTGTGAGCATAGCTCGGTATTTGGTGGAAAACGGCGCTGATGTGGCCGCTGTGAACAGCGATGGCGATCTGGCCTTGGATTTGGCCATCGATGTGCAGCACATGGCCATGATTGACTACATGGAGAAGATGGTGCAGGAGCTGAACATCAATGTGGATGAGGCTCGAAAGGCCGAGGAGCAGGCGATGCTGAACGATGCCAAAAAGTGGCTGAGAAGCGATGCCGCCGAGGTGGATAGACCGCACCCGAAAACGGGAGCCACAGCCCTCCACGTAGCCGCCGCAAAGGGTTATACGAAAGTTCTGGGCCTGCTCCTGGCTGGACGTGGCAATGTTGATCGCCAGGATAACGATGGCTGGACGCCACTGCACGCGGCATCGCATTGGGGTCAGCGGGAGACGGCCGAGATGCTCGTGGAGTCACTGGCCGACATGGATATCCGAAACTATGCCGGGCAGTCATGCATCGATGTGGCCGATCGCAAAATAGTCAAATTCCTGGAAGAACTGCGGGCCAACAAACGCAACAAGCGGCGACCATCTAGTCAAATAAG CAGAATCTCAGATGCAATGGAAAATCATGTGGACAAGACGCCCACTAAACTTGTGCGCGTTGAAGTGAGAACTGATGCCACAAAGGATG CTGAGAACGTCAAGCCCAACCAGCAGATCCACGCCGCCGAGCATCcagtggaggaggaggcgccaTGGCGACGCAAACTGCCCCGCACGCCCAACGACAGTCCCACTAATAATC AAGTTCCTGATAGAGAGCTTAGCAGCAATAGCTCGGAGACCGCCAACGACGTCATTTTGCGGCGCACGCAAAGCTTTGAGAACGATCAAAA GTTCTATCAAAAGTACAATGAGCTGCGGGCACGCATAAAGGCCAACTCCTGTCCCATTTTGCCGGCGAATGCAAATGCTAGTGCCGCTGCTGCCAATAAAtccaataacaataacaacctAAGTAGCAATAACTAtcataataacaacaataacaacaacaaaagcgatcTGCTATTGGGATATGCTGCTGgcgccacaacaacaacgacaacaagcacctccaccacaacaacaaccagtaCATTCAACAACACCCACTCGAACACGAAGaacacaagcacaagcacaacacaacaaccacaacagcaaccagcagcagcatcggcagCAAATCAATTATATAGCGTACAAAGATCGGCCTCACTCAAAGATAACTCAATGTATTACAG GAAACCGACGATTACGATTGCCACGCCTACGAGCACAGCGTCCACGGCGATCCATTCTCCATCGACAACTGTACAGACCCCACCAATTCGCAG ATCCTTTGTGCCACCGGTGCGTGATGAAGAGAGCGAAACGCAACGAAAGGCACATGCTAAGCGCGTGAGGGAGACTCGCCGGTCCACCCAAGGTGTCACCCTGGACGAGATCAAGAGTGCCGAGGAGCTGGTTAAGAAGAAGAACATGGGcatggccaacaacaacaataacaacaatatcagcaccaccaccacgaacACGATCAGCAACAGCGGC TTCAAGTTGGAGGACATAACCAGCGGTGGCACTTATCCTCCCAACAACAGCACCATCATACCCAGTGCTCCGGCGGTAATGGCAGCCGCCAACTTATCAACCACAACTGGTGTCCAGAGGCGCATCAGCAGCGGTCCCAATGCAC TAAATGCTTCCAATCAGTCGCTCAACTCTGTGGGTCGTCCAGTTTCCGCGCCCAGCGAGGGCACGAACAACAGTGCCTACTTCTCGCCCTCAGCTCGCAAATTCGAGACGAATGCCACGCCTACGGGAGCAACCACTGCAGCGATCACGACTAGCAACTCAACCTCCAATTCTGTGTCTCCCACCAGTGCCAATCATACAGCGGCTACGGCACCAAATGCCACGTCAAACCATGACGACAAGG ATAATGATAAGGAGAACGATAATCGCACACAGACCGTCATTCAGAGGCGACGCAAGCCGAAGCGCAGATCAACGGGCGTGGTGCACATCGATATGGAT GAACTGGACCCCGAGCGACAGAACGAATCGtccaacaacgacaacgaggagaaggagaaggag AGCGGCAGTGAGCGGACATCCCGTTCCCGCCTGGGCAGCACCGCGAGTACGGCTACCACCAGCGAGTCAAAGAGCTCCAGCAGTAATGACAAGACGGAGAATGGCGATGGCATTGACTACAAGGCGCTCTGGGAAGCGGAAAA GTTGGAGAACGATAAGCTGAGGCAGATGCTCAAGCAGAAGGACGATGAAGCCCTGCAGACCCGTGCAACGCTCGAAAGATTCGCCAATGCC CAACTCGATGCCTACAAGTCGGATAATCATCGCCTGAAGGAGGAAAACGCCGCGTTGATTAGAGTAATTAGCAAattaagtaaatga
- the LOC122618168 gene encoding protein phosphatase 1 regulatory subunit 12B isoform X20, producing MSSLDARNNSAMMKRAEQLKRWEESDTNRAAPTPRHEHGRRIKFSSGCVFLAACLSGDKDEVVQLLDQGADINTANVDGLTALHQACIDDNLDMVEFLVERGADINRQDNEGWTPLHATASCGFVSIARYLVENGADVAAVNSDGDLALDLAIDVQHMAMIDYMEKMVQELNINVDEARKAEEQAMLNDAKKWLRSDAAEVDRPHPKTGATALHVAAAKGYTKVLGLLLAGRGNVDRQDNDGWTPLHAASHWGQRETAEMLVESLADMDIRNYAGQSCIDVADRKIVKFLEELRANKRNKRRPSSQIRISDAMENHVDKTPTKLVRVEVRTDATKDAASGSREATETDSSIPNAAHDDDDDVSGGGEVVASGQSDTEELSDSTESSHLTSLSESEAENVKPNQQIHAAEHPVEEEAPWRRKLPRTPNDSPTNNQVPDRELSSNSSETANDVILRRTQSFENDQKKPTITIATPTSTASTAIHSPSTTVQTPPIRRSFVPPVRDEESETQRKAHAKRVRETRRSTQGVTLDEIKSAEELVKKKNMGMANNNNNNNISTTTTNTISNSGFKLEDITSGGTYPPNNSTIIPSAPAVMAAANLSTTTGVQRRISSGPNALNASNQSLNSVGRPVSAPSEGTNNSAYFSPSARKFETNATPTGATTAAITTSNSTSNSVSPTSANHTAATAPNATSNHDDKDNDKENDNRTQTVIQRRRKPKRRSTGVVHIDMDELDPERQNESSNNDNEEKEKESGSERTSRSRLGSTASTATTSESKSSSSNDKTENGDGIDYKALWEAEKLENDKLRQMLKQKDDEALQTRATLERFANAQLDAYKSDNHRLKEENAALIRVISKLSK from the exons GCGTGCATAGACGACAATCTGGACATGGTGGAGTTTCTGGTGGAGCGAGGTGCCGACATAAACCGGCAGGATAACGAGGGCTGGACGCCCCTGCACGCCACTGCCTCCTGCGG ATTTGTGAGCATAGCTCGGTATTTGGTGGAAAACGGCGCTGATGTGGCCGCTGTGAACAGCGATGGCGATCTGGCCTTGGATTTGGCCATCGATGTGCAGCACATGGCCATGATTGACTACATGGAGAAGATGGTGCAGGAGCTGAACATCAATGTGGATGAGGCTCGAAAGGCCGAGGAGCAGGCGATGCTGAACGATGCCAAAAAGTGGCTGAGAAGCGATGCCGCCGAGGTGGATAGACCGCACCCGAAAACGGGAGCCACAGCCCTCCACGTAGCCGCCGCAAAGGGTTATACGAAAGTTCTGGGCCTGCTCCTGGCTGGACGTGGCAATGTTGATCGCCAGGATAACGATGGCTGGACGCCACTGCACGCGGCATCGCATTGGGGTCAGCGGGAGACGGCCGAGATGCTCGTGGAGTCACTGGCCGACATGGATATCCGAAACTATGCCGGGCAGTCATGCATCGATGTGGCCGATCGCAAAATAGTCAAATTCCTGGAAGAACTGCGGGCCAACAAACGCAACAAGCGGCGACCATCTAGTCAAATAAG AATCTCAGATGCAATGGAAAATCATGTGGACAAGACGCCCACTAAACTTGTGCGCGTTGAAGTGAGAACTGATGCCACAAAGGATG CTGCCAGTGGCTCACGTGAAGCTACCGAAACTGATTCTTCGATTCCAAACGCTgctcatgatgatgatgatgatgttagTGGAGGTGGCGAAgtggtggccagtggccagagCGATACAGAAGAGCTGAGTGATTCCACGGAAAGCTCACACTTGACCAGTCTTTCCGAGAGCGAAG CTGAGAACGTCAAGCCCAACCAGCAGATCCACGCCGCCGAGCATCcagtggaggaggaggcgccaTGGCGACGCAAACTGCCCCGCACGCCCAACGACAGTCCCACTAATAATC AAGTTCCTGATAGAGAGCTTAGCAGCAATAGCTCGGAGACCGCCAACGACGTCATTTTGCGGCGCACGCAAAGCTTTGAGAACGATCAAAA GAAACCGACGATTACGATTGCCACGCCTACGAGCACAGCGTCCACGGCGATCCATTCTCCATCGACAACTGTACAGACCCCACCAATTCGCAG ATCCTTTGTGCCACCGGTGCGTGATGAAGAGAGCGAAACGCAACGAAAGGCACATGCTAAGCGCGTGAGGGAGACTCGCCGGTCCACCCAAGGTGTCACCCTGGACGAGATCAAGAGTGCCGAGGAGCTGGTTAAGAAGAAGAACATGGGcatggccaacaacaacaataacaacaatatcagcaccaccaccacgaacACGATCAGCAACAGCGGC TTCAAGTTGGAGGACATAACCAGCGGTGGCACTTATCCTCCCAACAACAGCACCATCATACCCAGTGCTCCGGCGGTAATGGCAGCCGCCAACTTATCAACCACAACTGGTGTCCAGAGGCGCATCAGCAGCGGTCCCAATGCAC TAAATGCTTCCAATCAGTCGCTCAACTCTGTGGGTCGTCCAGTTTCCGCGCCCAGCGAGGGCACGAACAACAGTGCCTACTTCTCGCCCTCAGCTCGCAAATTCGAGACGAATGCCACGCCTACGGGAGCAACCACTGCAGCGATCACGACTAGCAACTCAACCTCCAATTCTGTGTCTCCCACCAGTGCCAATCATACAGCGGCTACGGCACCAAATGCCACGTCAAACCATGACGACAAGG ATAATGATAAGGAGAACGATAATCGCACACAGACCGTCATTCAGAGGCGACGCAAGCCGAAGCGCAGATCAACGGGCGTGGTGCACATCGATATGGAT GAACTGGACCCCGAGCGACAGAACGAATCGtccaacaacgacaacgaggagaaggagaaggag AGCGGCAGTGAGCGGACATCCCGTTCCCGCCTGGGCAGCACCGCGAGTACGGCTACCACCAGCGAGTCAAAGAGCTCCAGCAGTAATGACAAGACGGAGAATGGCGATGGCATTGACTACAAGGCGCTCTGGGAAGCGGAAAA GTTGGAGAACGATAAGCTGAGGCAGATGCTCAAGCAGAAGGACGATGAAGCCCTGCAGACCCGTGCAACGCTCGAAAGATTCGCCAATGCC CAACTCGATGCCTACAAGTCGGATAATCATCGCCTGAAGGAGGAAAACGCCGCGTTGATTAGAGTAATTAGCAAattaagtaaatga
- the LOC122618168 gene encoding protein phosphatase 1 regulatory subunit 12A isoform X1, with translation MSSLDARNNSAMMKRAEQLKRWEESDTNRAAPTPRHEHGRRIKFSSGCVFLAACLSGDKDEVVQLLDQGADINTANVDGLTALHQACIDDNLDMVEFLVERGADINRQDNEGWTPLHATASCGFVSIARYLVENGADVAAVNSDGDLALDLAIDVQHMAMIDYMEKMVQELNINVDEARKAEEQAMLNDAKKWLRSDAAEVDRPHPKTGATALHVAAAKGYTKVLGLLLAGRGNVDRQDNDGWTPLHAASHWGQRETAEMLVESLADMDIRNYAGQSCIDVADRKIVKFLEELRANKRNKRRPSSQISRISDAMENHVDKTPTKLVRVEVRTDATKDAASGSREATETDSSIPNAAHDDDDDVSGGGEVVASGQSDTEELSDSTESSHLTSLSESEAENVKPNQQIHAAEHPVEEEAPWRRKLPRTPNDSPTNNQVPDRELSSNSSETANDVILRRTQSFENDQKFYQKYNELRARIKANSCPILPANANASAAAANKSNNNNNLSSNNYHNNNNNNNKSDLLLGYAAGATTTTTTSTSTTTTTSTFNNTHSNTKNTSTSTTQQPQQQPAAASAANQLYSVQRSASLKDNSMYYRKPTITIATPTSTASTAIHSPSTTVQTPPIRSQVTAKIAEKSNNGNSSTASVSDAESSKPPPKQSASNMIKNFFKSFVPPVRDEESETQRKAHAKRVRETRRSTQGVTLDEIKSAEELVKKKNMGMANNNNNNNISTTTTNTISNSGNETSSASSTSAPTPSILGSTEQQDELQPPPPPTTPPPAIIPTTTTATDETEIEEVVSNPPAAQSQNDTTASFTLSAPVRRSLSADREADANSDPEGDQDQAVVSASYTIMPRRERLPESSENVESIRLPQKTDPVAKTASEEKAEEPPHARPTDLPLIPAPAAPSTEAIKSSSAATTPAALESPVRLRDKRGLAGSGSQESETKSDTASPVSSHPDFNARDSLLSLYARRTTDSSAGGGGGGGVGVAGGAASSSSTSAAERRPSWRLKFDAGSKFKLEDITSGGTYPPNNSTIIPSAPAVMAAANLSTTTGVQRRISSGPNALNASNQSLNSVGRPVSAPSEGTNNSAYFSPSARKFETNATPTGATTAAITTSNSTSNSVSPTSANHTAATAPNATSNHDDKDNDKENDNRTQTVIQRRRKPKRRSTGVVHIDMDELDPERQNESSNNDNEEKEKESGSERTSRSRLGSTASTATTSESKSSSSNDKTENGDGIDYKALWEAEKLENDKLRQMLKQKDDEALQTRATLERFANATTKNSLSELEKRERRAMERKLSELEEELKLLQKLKTENDRLRAENRALTRVVSKLTTSAQSQLAKTK, from the exons GCGTGCATAGACGACAATCTGGACATGGTGGAGTTTCTGGTGGAGCGAGGTGCCGACATAAACCGGCAGGATAACGAGGGCTGGACGCCCCTGCACGCCACTGCCTCCTGCGG ATTTGTGAGCATAGCTCGGTATTTGGTGGAAAACGGCGCTGATGTGGCCGCTGTGAACAGCGATGGCGATCTGGCCTTGGATTTGGCCATCGATGTGCAGCACATGGCCATGATTGACTACATGGAGAAGATGGTGCAGGAGCTGAACATCAATGTGGATGAGGCTCGAAAGGCCGAGGAGCAGGCGATGCTGAACGATGCCAAAAAGTGGCTGAGAAGCGATGCCGCCGAGGTGGATAGACCGCACCCGAAAACGGGAGCCACAGCCCTCCACGTAGCCGCCGCAAAGGGTTATACGAAAGTTCTGGGCCTGCTCCTGGCTGGACGTGGCAATGTTGATCGCCAGGATAACGATGGCTGGACGCCACTGCACGCGGCATCGCATTGGGGTCAGCGGGAGACGGCCGAGATGCTCGTGGAGTCACTGGCCGACATGGATATCCGAAACTATGCCGGGCAGTCATGCATCGATGTGGCCGATCGCAAAATAGTCAAATTCCTGGAAGAACTGCGGGCCAACAAACGCAACAAGCGGCGACCATCTAGTCAAATAAG CAGAATCTCAGATGCAATGGAAAATCATGTGGACAAGACGCCCACTAAACTTGTGCGCGTTGAAGTGAGAACTGATGCCACAAAGGATG CTGCCAGTGGCTCACGTGAAGCTACCGAAACTGATTCTTCGATTCCAAACGCTgctcatgatgatgatgatgatgttagTGGAGGTGGCGAAgtggtggccagtggccagagCGATACAGAAGAGCTGAGTGATTCCACGGAAAGCTCACACTTGACCAGTCTTTCCGAGAGCGAAG CTGAGAACGTCAAGCCCAACCAGCAGATCCACGCCGCCGAGCATCcagtggaggaggaggcgccaTGGCGACGCAAACTGCCCCGCACGCCCAACGACAGTCCCACTAATAATC AAGTTCCTGATAGAGAGCTTAGCAGCAATAGCTCGGAGACCGCCAACGACGTCATTTTGCGGCGCACGCAAAGCTTTGAGAACGATCAAAA GTTCTATCAAAAGTACAATGAGCTGCGGGCACGCATAAAGGCCAACTCCTGTCCCATTTTGCCGGCGAATGCAAATGCTAGTGCCGCTGCTGCCAATAAAtccaataacaataacaacctAAGTAGCAATAACTAtcataataacaacaataacaacaacaaaagcgatcTGCTATTGGGATATGCTGCTGgcgccacaacaacaacgacaacaagcacctccaccacaacaacaaccagtaCATTCAACAACACCCACTCGAACACGAAGaacacaagcacaagcacaacacaacaaccacaacagcaaccagcagcagcatcggcagCAAATCAATTATATAGCGTACAAAGATCGGCCTCACTCAAAGATAACTCAATGTATTACAG GAAACCGACGATTACGATTGCCACGCCTACGAGCACAGCGTCCACGGCGATCCATTCTCCATCGACAACTGTACAGACCCCACCAATTCGCAG CCAAGTTACAGCGAAAATAGCAGAAAAGAGCAATAATGGCAACTCGTCCACGGCCAGTGTCAGCGATGCCGAGAGCTCCAAGCCACCGCCCAAACAATCCGCGAGCAATATGATCAAGAACTTCTTCAA ATCCTTTGTGCCACCGGTGCGTGATGAAGAGAGCGAAACGCAACGAAAGGCACATGCTAAGCGCGTGAGGGAGACTCGCCGGTCCACCCAAGGTGTCACCCTGGACGAGATCAAGAGTGCCGAGGAGCTGGTTAAGAAGAAGAACATGGGcatggccaacaacaacaataacaacaatatcagcaccaccaccacgaacACGATCAGCAACAGCGGC AACGAAACAAGCTCTGCATCATCGACATCAGCTCCAACACCATCCATCCTCGGCAGCACTGAGCAGCAGGACGAGCTGcaaccaccgccaccgcccaccacTCCACCGCCAGCCATAATACCCACCACAACAACGGCCACCGATGAGACGGAGATCGAGGAGGTGGTGTCCAATCCTCCAGCTGCCCAAAGTCAGAACGATACCACTGCTAGCTTTACGCTATCCGCTCCCGTGCGAAGATCCCTGTCGGCCGACAGAGAGGCCGATGCCAATAGTGATCCGGAGGGTGATCAGGATCAGGCGGTAGTCAGTGCCAGCTATACGATAATGCCCAGGCGGGAACGGCTTCCCGAAAGCTCAGAGAATGTAGAAAGCATAAGATTGCCACAAAAGACTGACCCAGTTGCCAAAACCGCCAGCGAAGAGAAGGCCGAGGAGCCACCACATGCCAGGCCCACGGATCTGCCACTGATTCCGGCTCCCGCTGCTCCTAGCACAGAAGCTATCAAATCATCCTCGGCGGCTACGACGCCCGCTGCCCTCGAGAGCCCAGTGCGTTTGCGGGACAAGCGGGGTCTGGCGGGGTCCGGCAGCCAGGAATCTGAAACCAAGTCCGATACCGCCTCGCCCGTGTCCTCCCATCCGGACTTCAATGCCCGGGACTCGCTACTCAGTCTATACGCTCGACGCACAACGGACAGCAGCgcgggaggaggaggaggtggtggtgtAGGTGTTGCGGGTGGAGCTGCATCCTCGTCTTCAACATCGGCAGCAGAACGGCGTCCGTCTTGGCGCCTGAAATTCGATGCCGGCTCCAAG TTCAAGTTGGAGGACATAACCAGCGGTGGCACTTATCCTCCCAACAACAGCACCATCATACCCAGTGCTCCGGCGGTAATGGCAGCCGCCAACTTATCAACCACAACTGGTGTCCAGAGGCGCATCAGCAGCGGTCCCAATGCAC TAAATGCTTCCAATCAGTCGCTCAACTCTGTGGGTCGTCCAGTTTCCGCGCCCAGCGAGGGCACGAACAACAGTGCCTACTTCTCGCCCTCAGCTCGCAAATTCGAGACGAATGCCACGCCTACGGGAGCAACCACTGCAGCGATCACGACTAGCAACTCAACCTCCAATTCTGTGTCTCCCACCAGTGCCAATCATACAGCGGCTACGGCACCAAATGCCACGTCAAACCATGACGACAAGG ATAATGATAAGGAGAACGATAATCGCACACAGACCGTCATTCAGAGGCGACGCAAGCCGAAGCGCAGATCAACGGGCGTGGTGCACATCGATATGGAT GAACTGGACCCCGAGCGACAGAACGAATCGtccaacaacgacaacgaggagaaggagaaggag AGCGGCAGTGAGCGGACATCCCGTTCCCGCCTGGGCAGCACCGCGAGTACGGCTACCACCAGCGAGTCAAAGAGCTCCAGCAGTAATGACAAGACGGAGAATGGCGATGGCATTGACTACAAGGCGCTCTGGGAAGCGGAAAA GTTGGAGAACGATAAGCTGAGGCAGATGCTCAAGCAGAAGGACGATGAAGCCCTGCAGACCCGTGCAACGCTCGAAAGATTCGCCAATGCC ACAACGAAAAATTCACTATCTGAACTTGAGAAACGCGAAAGAAGAGCTATGGAACGCAAGCTTTCCGAGTTGGAAGAAGAGCTCAAG CTATTGCAGAAGCTAAAGACTGAGAACGACCGTCTGCGAGCCGAGAATCGGGCCCTCACGCGGGTCGTCTCCAAGCTGACCACCTCGGCTCAGAGTCAGCTGGCCAAGACCAAATAG